A stretch of the Hippocampus zosterae strain Florida chromosome 16, ASM2543408v3, whole genome shotgun sequence genome encodes the following:
- the ltn1 gene encoding E3 ubiquitin-protein ligase listerin isoform X1: MGGKNKQRTKGNVRPSSSGRAAEVLTRESGAIPGFVGFDTTVSSELSYVPAFHGAEELDTLVDAEFRLVLRKLSKRDVVTRLKAVQDFGSMCQERGAEDVKGVLPYWPRIYCKISVDHDRRIREATQLALEQLVLKVRRSLAPFLKSLMGHWILSQCDTYTPAASAARRAFQAAFSAAKQPEALSFCKDEILNVLQDILLKDTADTLSDAQTVTEDEREAKYLRMLTSSLLGVKRLLSLLPQNDMATMEHRLAHLVNPAKFWKYSRHKAPQVRGAFFEMLCAVCELTPSLAQSEAPRLCPAVLLSIDDTDPLVLPAVWESVLHVASSISDCWTHVNPKKGFLPKLWSLLKEGGKGMAKALHPNLMPLLSKLPQQVTDPALEFHTTFFTSLILGISSERAANSPSESAVIVTATIECLRFCILCHSAQEEEDQCKIRTMLISQQLLPLLEKAFENPTLQNGPLFLLVTEMLVSWEKRVSGESKGHRDVFQGLVADFWEELGIVFTRHTDSEEASLQALEGIAALLQVMRYPERVNKRHTLKKSVKISFSESEDGDKPGTEGGEVVKTELTSANVCSSPQTRHFEEAVCQLVQLCLVHVNERSSERHLVFLSLLLQSFHTTNIFTTLVELDDEGSEPRAEGRANNPAVRFLLERVVPWLADKERTDTEHLVEMVFSSLSCCSRQETTRILDHITAMELHCGITLQIIQRACAEQDTLANCREWLKGSALGEHLLALTQELCKVRPGCSSFASSSSRHSWTLISLVLSQHHNNEPLIGAAYMEKILENLHATLSETKSLSDAGNIEPLVSFICDVASTFFSSVQNCLLLPSAEELLFTVFQLIAQDQTHTYLSDSLLDKLGKVCVAGVQSLVQHSEYEVAQGGFLHSAAIWVQSRLLTASLDIKSLRYLVLAVQSVVETITSVCGQDSAILSHFFTHLMPNINGWAKLRQALPSHHLSPLKWVKAPLLASRYRGVCETSREDMWKLKMAKVLPAHLCICALLGKVSRAASLSNWNQKNDKCQRQLPNLMHTVAELLYALQWCKEVEHAPTLVSTYHGLLTEWELSEGLHDLVATTDLLEMLYSRSVELGGLWSLTLENYIRTHNLAATHSASLRKLYGSVDSLCPMSPSKLSTLQVLCPIMTQEERQSLVALATAGIINWEEDDNVYGNVVVLLCCLQADTQVEVEVVPAILSTMMEWRIHKEDWFLFGSDLSKATTQELNLTVELMRFLSWLVTRCPTILGNSQWDFLLCAMLAWLEVASENVSSLWNPWVQLLACESAALVVNLSRFFASAPPDVLEKLPSELVAEWQDFFVDGIYNLLFPMPVNITDAFKEPDDPVFPLAVLQSFGVALTYAPVQQLNQNSLPAKFVADQKTNLPQPLQTLLNTFCPLLVFKARPLQVTVYHLLAKVMPQLPECDGEGDGSKSEDDGDEPNLSPPAALMAVLSTCEELCDSILAGLQVGEFAMVSPHSVEYSCILGYLLAWKLLLTFFRSSPSHLRAHYAQYLKKTSSLSKLLLHLFKLMPENPIFPGQSAETRDTKTYFTENLTLAVNESDDIERELPHLACSVYYDTVQDLPAMVRLWWNSQEKRVSGTVEKFTTKYVSPVLSAQEISSVHSSTQMFESMTVKARSAAREVIATYSVDEIFIELVIQLPQSHPLGSVVVESGRRVGVSVQQWRNWMLQLSTYLTHQNGTIMEGLALWKNNVDKRFEGIEDCMICFSVIHGSNYSLPKKACRTCKKKFHSACLYKWFTSSNKSTCPLCRESFF, encoded by the exons ATGGggggcaaaaataaacaacgaACTAAAGGCAACGTTCGG CCGTCAAGTAGCGGCCGGGCTGCCGAGGTGTTGACCCGGGAAAGTGGCGCCATCCCGGGGTTCGTTGGTTTCGATACAACGGTTTCTTCGGAGTTGAGCTACGTGCCTGCTTTCCATGGCGCTGAGGAGCTCGACACCCTTGTCGATGCAGAATTCAGACTCGTGCTTAGGAAACTTTCCAAAAGGGATGTCGTCACCAGACTGAAG GCTGTGCAGGACTTTGGATCCATGTGTCAGGAGCGTGGCGCTGAAGATGTTAAAGGGGTCCTTCCGTATTGGCCTCGAATATACTGCAAGATTTCGGTG gACCATGATCGGCGCATCAGAGAGGCCACCCAGCTGGCTCTTGAGCAGCTGGTGCTGAAGGTACGCCGCAGCTTGGCTCCCTTTCTGAAGAGCTTGATGGGCCACTGGATTCTGTCCCAATGCGATACATACACACCGGCAGCTTCCGCTGCACGCCGAGCTTTCCAGGCCGCCTTCTCGGCCGCCAAGCAGCCGGAAGCTCTCAGCTTTTGCAAAGATGAGATCCTTAAT GTACTTCAAGATATTTTATTAAAGGATACTGCAGACACTCTCAGTGATGCTCA gACCGTGACAGAGGATGAGCGAGAAGCCAAATATTTGCGCATGTTGACAAGCTCTCTTCTTGGGGTGAAGAGACTGCTCTCCCTGCTGCCCCAGAATGACATGGCCACCATGGAGCACAGACTAGCTCATCTTGTCAACCCTGCCAAGTTCTGGAAGTACAGCAGACACAAGGCACCTCAG GTAAGAGGAGCTTTCTTCGAGATGCTATGCGCTGTGTGCGAGTTGACGCCAAGCCTTGCGCAAAGTGAGGCACCGCGTCTCTGCCCAGCTGTTCTCCTCAGCATCGACGACACGGACCCGCTAGTGCTACCTGCGGTGTGGGAGTCTGTTCTCCACGTAGCGTCCTCCATATCT GACTGCTGGACACACGTGAACCCAAAGAAGGGCTTCCTGCCAAAACTTTGGTCTCTCTTAAAAGAAGGGGGCAAAGGCATGGCTAAAGCCCTTCATCCCAATTTGATGCCATTACTTAGCAAACTGCCTCAACAAGTCACCGACCCAGCCTTGGAGTTCCACACTACTTTCTTCACCTCACTCATACTTGG CATTTCCAGTGAGCGTGCAGCCAATAGCCCCTCAGAAAGTGCCGTTATTGTGACTGCTACCATAGAGTGCTTGAGGTTCTGCATTCTGTGCCATTCAGCACAGGAGGAAGAAGATCAGTGCAAAATCCGGACCATGCTTATTTCACAGCAG CTCTTGCCGCTACTTGAAAAGGCTTTTGAGAACCCCACACTTCAGAATGGTCCCCTGTTCCTGTTGGTCACCGAAATGCTCGTTTCCTGGGAGAAGAGGGTAAGCGGAGAATCTAAAGGACACAGGGATGTCTTTCAAGGACTTGTGGCAGACTTCTGGGAGGAGCTCGGCATTGTGTTTACCCGCCACACAGACAGCGAGGAAGCATCTCTACAGGCTTTGGAGGGAATCGCCGCTTTGCTGCAA GTGATGCGCTACCCAGAAAGAGTCAACAAAAGACATACGCTGAAGAAGTCCGTCAAGATCAgtttttctgaatctgaagaTGGTGACAAGCCTGGCACGGAGGGAGGCGAGGTGGTGAAGACGGAGCTCACGTCGGCTAATGTGTGCAGCTCTCCGCAGACGCGCCATTTTGAGGAAGCGGTGTGCCAGCTGGTGCAACTGTGCCTGGTGCATGTCAATGAGAGAAGCTCCGAGAGACACCTTGTCTTCCTTTCCCTGCTGCTGCAGTCTTTTCACACAACTAATATCTTCACT ACGTTAGTCGAGTTGGATGATGAAGGCAGCGAGCCGAGAGCCGAGGGGCGTGCAAACAATCCGGCCGTGCGCTTCCTTCTGGAACGAGTGGTGCCGTGGTTGGCAGACAAAGAGCGGACAGACACGGAGCACCTCGTGGAGATGGTCTTCAGCTCATTGTCTTGCTGCAGCCGCCAGGAAACCACCCGCATCCTTGACCACATTACTGcg ATGGAACTGCATTGTGGAATCACTTTGCAAATCATCCAGAGG GCGTGTGCTGAACAAGACACGCTTGCGAATTGTAGAGAGTGGCTCAAAGGTTCAGCTCTGGGCGAGCATCTCCTCGCCTTGACCCAGGAGCTCTGCAAGGTCAGACCTGGCTGCTCCAGCTTTGCCTCTTCGAGCAGCCGCCACAGTTGGACCCTCATCAGCTTGGTTCTCTCACAGCATCACAACAATG AACCTCTGATCGGGGCGGCGTACATGGAGAAGATCTTAGAGAACCTGCATGCAACGTTGTCTGAGACCAAAAGTCTATCAGACGCAGGCAACATAGAGCCTCTTGTGTCCTTCATCTGCGACGTGGCCTCCACCTTCTTCTCGTCTGTGCAAAACTGTCTGCTCCTTCCTTCAGCCGAGGAACTGCTGTTCACCGTCTTTCAGCTCATCGCCCAAGATCAAACCCACACTTATCTGTCTG ACTCCCTCTTAGATAAATTGGGGAAGGTATGTGTCGCCGGGGTCCAGTCACTGGTCCAGCACTCTGAGTATGAAGTGGCACAAGGTGGTTTCCTGCACAGTGCTGCCATCTGGGTGCAGAGCAGATTACTCACTGCGTCTTTGGACATCAAAAG TTTGCGATATTTAGTCCTGGCTGTACAGAGTGTCGTGGAGACCATCACTTCTGTCTGCGGTCAAGACTCTGCCATCCTTTCCCATTTCTTTACCCACTTGATGCCCAACATCAATGGATGGGCAAAACTCAGACAGGCCTTGCCTTCACAT CACCTGTCTCCTCTGAAGTGGGTCAAGGCACCTTTGCTGGCGAGCCGTTACAGAGGAGTTTGCGAGACCTCCCGCGAGGACATGTGGAAACTGAAAATGGCCAAAGTCTTACCAGCCCATTTATGCATATGCGCCCTGCTTGGAaaggtgtctcgtgctgcctcACTTTCAAACTGGAACCAAAAGAATGACAAGTGCCAACGACAGCTGCCAAACCTGATGCACACGG TTGCCGAGCTGCTATATGCACTGCAGTGGTGTAAGGAGGTGGAGCATGCCCCCACTCTTGTGTCCACCTATCACGGCCTTCTCACTGAGTGGGAGCTATCTGAAGGTCTGCATGACTTGGTTGCAACCACAGATTTGCTGGAGATGCTCTACTCAAG ATCAGTCGAGCTTGGTGGTCTGTGGTCTCTGACGCTGGAAAATTACATTCGCACCCACAACCTGGCAGCCACTCACAGCGCGAGCTTGAGGAAGCTGTACGGCTCTGTGGATAG TTTGTGCCCAATGTCACCAAGCAAACTGAGTACGCTGCAGGTGCTCTGCCCCATTATGACACAGGAAGAGCGACAGAGTCTGGTTGCCCTGGCGACGGCAGGAATCATCAACTGGGAAGAAGATGACA ACGTGTACGGGAATGTGGTGGTGCTGTTGTGTTGTCTGCAAGCTGACACGCAAGTGGAGGTAGAGGTGGTGCCGGCCATCTTGTCCACTATGATGGAGTGGAGGATCCATAAAGAGGATTGGTTCCTCTTTGGCAG TGACCTATCCAAGGCAACTACACAAGAGCTGAACCTTACAGTGGAACTGATGCGGTTCCTGTCCTGGCTGGTGACACGCTGTCCGACAATTCTCGGGAATAGCCAGTGGGATTTCTTACTCTGTGCAATGTTAGCCTGGTTGGAG GTGGCCAGCGAGAACGTGAGCAGCCTGTGGAATCCATGGGTGCAGCTGCTTGCATGCGAAAGCGCTGCTCTGGTTGTGAACCTAAGCCGGTTCTTTGCGTCAGCCCCGCCTGATGTCCTGGAGAAGCTTCCGTCAGAACTGGTAGCAGAATggcaagatttttttgttgacgGAATCTACAACCTGCTCTTCCCCATGCCTGTCAATATCACAG ATGCCTTCAAAGAACCCGATGACCCCGTCTTTCCTCTGGCGGTGCTGCAGTCGTTCGGCGTGGCTCTGACCTATGCGCCCGTGCAGCAGCTGAACCAGAACTCCCTGCCGGCAAAATTTGTAGCAGACCAGAAGACCAACCTGCCGCAGCCTCTCCAGACGCTTCTCAACACTTTCTGTCCTCTGCTTGTCTTCAAGGCCCGCCCTCTTCAAGTCACGGTCTACCACTTGTTGGCAAA GGTCATGCCTCAACTGCCTGAATGTGATGGAGAAGGAGACGGCAGCAAGTCTGAAGATGACGGTGATGAGCCAAACCT CTCTCCTCCGGCTGCTTTGATGGCAGTGCTGTCAACGTGTGAGGAGTTGTGCGACAGCATCCTGGCAGGACTTCAAGTCGGAGAGTTTGCGATGGTCTCGCCTCACAGCGTGGAGTACTCGTGCATCCTGGGCTACCTGCTGGCCTGGAAGCTACTTCTCACCTTTTTCAGGTCATCGCCCTCCCAT CTGCGTGCCCATTATGCCCAGTATCTTAAGAAAACCTCCTCCCTCAGCAAGCTCCTCCTTCACCTCTTCAAACTGATGCCTGAGAATCCTATCTTTCCGGGCCAATCAGCAGAAACGAGAGACACCAAAACCTACTTCACAGAGAATCTCACTCTGGCGGTTAATG AAAGTGATGACATCGAGCGGGAGCTACCCCACCTGGCGTGTAGCGTTTACTATGACACGGTGCAGGACTTGCCCGCTATGGTGCGGCTGTGGTGGAATAGTCAGGAGAAACGTGTGAGTGGCACCGTGGAGAAGTTCACGACCAAATACGTCAGTCCAGTACTCTCGGCGCAGGAGATCTCGTCGGTCCACAGCAGCACGCAAATGTTTGAAAGCATGACG GTAAAAGCCCGCTCTGCCGCGCGGGAGGTGATTGCCACCTACTCGGTGGACGAGATTTTCATCGAGCTGGTGATTCAGCTGCCGCAGAGTCACCCTCTGGGCTCTGTGGTGGTCGAGAGCGGGAGGCGGGTGGGCGTCTCTGTGCAGCAGTGGAGGAACTGGATGCTGCAGCTCAGCACCTACCTCACTCATCAG AACGGCACCATCATGGAAGGCCTGGCACTGTGGAAGAACAACGTGGACAAGCGCTTTGAGGGAATCGAGGATTGTATGATTTGCTTCTCCGTTATCCACGGCTCCAACTACTCTCTGCCTAAGAAGGCCTGTCGTACTTGCAAGAAGAAATTCCACTCCGCGTGCTTG TACAAATGGTTCACATCCAGCAACAAGTCCACATGTCCACTGTGCAGAGAGTCCTTCTTCTAA
- the ltn1 gene encoding E3 ubiquitin-protein ligase listerin isoform X2 gives MGGKNKQRTKGNVRPSSSGRAAEVLTRESGAIPGFVGFDTTVSSELSYVPAFHGAEELDTLVDAEFRLVLRKLSKRDVVTRLKAVQDFGSMCQERGAEDVKGVLPYWPRIYCKISVDHDRRIREATQLALEQLVLKVRRSLAPFLKSLMGHWILSQCDTYTPAASAARRAFQAAFSAAKQPEALSFCKDEILNVLQDILLKDTADTLSDAQTVTEDEREAKYLRMLTSSLLGVKRLLSLLPQNDMATMEHRLAHLVNPAKFWKYSRHKAPQVRGAFFEMLCAVCELTPSLAQSEAPRLCPAVLLSIDDTDPLVLPAVWESVLHVASSISDCWTHVNPKKGFLPKLWSLLKEGGKGMAKALHPNLMPLLSKLPQQVTDPALEFHTTFFTSLILGISSERAANSPSESAVIVTATIECLRFCILCHSAQEEEDQCKIRTMLISQQLLPLLEKAFENPTLQNGPLFLLVTEMLVSWEKRVSGESKGHRDVFQGLVADFWEELGIVFTRHTDSEEASLQALEGIAALLQVMRYPERVNKRHTLKKSVKISFSESEDGDKPGTEGGEVVKTELTSANVCSSPQTRHFEEAVCQLVQLCLVHVNERSSERHLVFLSLLLQSFHTTNIFTTLVELDDEGSEPRAEGRANNPAVRFLLERVVPWLADKERTDTEHLVEMVFSSLSCCSRQETTRILDHITAMELHCGITLQIIQRACAEQDTLANCREWLKGSALGEHLLALTQELCKVRPGCSSFASSSSRHSWTLISLVLSQHHNNEPLIGAAYMEKILENLHATLSETKSLSDAGNIEPLVSFICDVASTFFSSVQNCLLLPSAEELLFTVFQLIAQDQTHTYLSDSLLDKLGKVCVAGVQSLVQHSEYEVAQGGFLHSAAIWVQSRLLTASLDIKSLRYLVLAVQSVVETITSVCGQDSAILSHFFTHLMPNINGWAKLRQALPSHWVKAPLLASRYRGVCETSREDMWKLKMAKVLPAHLCICALLGKVSRAASLSNWNQKNDKCQRQLPNLMHTVAELLYALQWCKEVEHAPTLVSTYHGLLTEWELSEGLHDLVATTDLLEMLYSRSVELGGLWSLTLENYIRTHNLAATHSASLRKLYGSVDSLCPMSPSKLSTLQVLCPIMTQEERQSLVALATAGIINWEEDDNVYGNVVVLLCCLQADTQVEVEVVPAILSTMMEWRIHKEDWFLFGSDLSKATTQELNLTVELMRFLSWLVTRCPTILGNSQWDFLLCAMLAWLEVASENVSSLWNPWVQLLACESAALVVNLSRFFASAPPDVLEKLPSELVAEWQDFFVDGIYNLLFPMPVNITDAFKEPDDPVFPLAVLQSFGVALTYAPVQQLNQNSLPAKFVADQKTNLPQPLQTLLNTFCPLLVFKARPLQVTVYHLLAKVMPQLPECDGEGDGSKSEDDGDEPNLSPPAALMAVLSTCEELCDSILAGLQVGEFAMVSPHSVEYSCILGYLLAWKLLLTFFRSSPSHLRAHYAQYLKKTSSLSKLLLHLFKLMPENPIFPGQSAETRDTKTYFTENLTLAVNESDDIERELPHLACSVYYDTVQDLPAMVRLWWNSQEKRVSGTVEKFTTKYVSPVLSAQEISSVHSSTQMFESMTVKARSAAREVIATYSVDEIFIELVIQLPQSHPLGSVVVESGRRVGVSVQQWRNWMLQLSTYLTHQNGTIMEGLALWKNNVDKRFEGIEDCMICFSVIHGSNYSLPKKACRTCKKKFHSACLYKWFTSSNKSTCPLCRESFF, from the exons ATGGggggcaaaaataaacaacgaACTAAAGGCAACGTTCGG CCGTCAAGTAGCGGCCGGGCTGCCGAGGTGTTGACCCGGGAAAGTGGCGCCATCCCGGGGTTCGTTGGTTTCGATACAACGGTTTCTTCGGAGTTGAGCTACGTGCCTGCTTTCCATGGCGCTGAGGAGCTCGACACCCTTGTCGATGCAGAATTCAGACTCGTGCTTAGGAAACTTTCCAAAAGGGATGTCGTCACCAGACTGAAG GCTGTGCAGGACTTTGGATCCATGTGTCAGGAGCGTGGCGCTGAAGATGTTAAAGGGGTCCTTCCGTATTGGCCTCGAATATACTGCAAGATTTCGGTG gACCATGATCGGCGCATCAGAGAGGCCACCCAGCTGGCTCTTGAGCAGCTGGTGCTGAAGGTACGCCGCAGCTTGGCTCCCTTTCTGAAGAGCTTGATGGGCCACTGGATTCTGTCCCAATGCGATACATACACACCGGCAGCTTCCGCTGCACGCCGAGCTTTCCAGGCCGCCTTCTCGGCCGCCAAGCAGCCGGAAGCTCTCAGCTTTTGCAAAGATGAGATCCTTAAT GTACTTCAAGATATTTTATTAAAGGATACTGCAGACACTCTCAGTGATGCTCA gACCGTGACAGAGGATGAGCGAGAAGCCAAATATTTGCGCATGTTGACAAGCTCTCTTCTTGGGGTGAAGAGACTGCTCTCCCTGCTGCCCCAGAATGACATGGCCACCATGGAGCACAGACTAGCTCATCTTGTCAACCCTGCCAAGTTCTGGAAGTACAGCAGACACAAGGCACCTCAG GTAAGAGGAGCTTTCTTCGAGATGCTATGCGCTGTGTGCGAGTTGACGCCAAGCCTTGCGCAAAGTGAGGCACCGCGTCTCTGCCCAGCTGTTCTCCTCAGCATCGACGACACGGACCCGCTAGTGCTACCTGCGGTGTGGGAGTCTGTTCTCCACGTAGCGTCCTCCATATCT GACTGCTGGACACACGTGAACCCAAAGAAGGGCTTCCTGCCAAAACTTTGGTCTCTCTTAAAAGAAGGGGGCAAAGGCATGGCTAAAGCCCTTCATCCCAATTTGATGCCATTACTTAGCAAACTGCCTCAACAAGTCACCGACCCAGCCTTGGAGTTCCACACTACTTTCTTCACCTCACTCATACTTGG CATTTCCAGTGAGCGTGCAGCCAATAGCCCCTCAGAAAGTGCCGTTATTGTGACTGCTACCATAGAGTGCTTGAGGTTCTGCATTCTGTGCCATTCAGCACAGGAGGAAGAAGATCAGTGCAAAATCCGGACCATGCTTATTTCACAGCAG CTCTTGCCGCTACTTGAAAAGGCTTTTGAGAACCCCACACTTCAGAATGGTCCCCTGTTCCTGTTGGTCACCGAAATGCTCGTTTCCTGGGAGAAGAGGGTAAGCGGAGAATCTAAAGGACACAGGGATGTCTTTCAAGGACTTGTGGCAGACTTCTGGGAGGAGCTCGGCATTGTGTTTACCCGCCACACAGACAGCGAGGAAGCATCTCTACAGGCTTTGGAGGGAATCGCCGCTTTGCTGCAA GTGATGCGCTACCCAGAAAGAGTCAACAAAAGACATACGCTGAAGAAGTCCGTCAAGATCAgtttttctgaatctgaagaTGGTGACAAGCCTGGCACGGAGGGAGGCGAGGTGGTGAAGACGGAGCTCACGTCGGCTAATGTGTGCAGCTCTCCGCAGACGCGCCATTTTGAGGAAGCGGTGTGCCAGCTGGTGCAACTGTGCCTGGTGCATGTCAATGAGAGAAGCTCCGAGAGACACCTTGTCTTCCTTTCCCTGCTGCTGCAGTCTTTTCACACAACTAATATCTTCACT ACGTTAGTCGAGTTGGATGATGAAGGCAGCGAGCCGAGAGCCGAGGGGCGTGCAAACAATCCGGCCGTGCGCTTCCTTCTGGAACGAGTGGTGCCGTGGTTGGCAGACAAAGAGCGGACAGACACGGAGCACCTCGTGGAGATGGTCTTCAGCTCATTGTCTTGCTGCAGCCGCCAGGAAACCACCCGCATCCTTGACCACATTACTGcg ATGGAACTGCATTGTGGAATCACTTTGCAAATCATCCAGAGG GCGTGTGCTGAACAAGACACGCTTGCGAATTGTAGAGAGTGGCTCAAAGGTTCAGCTCTGGGCGAGCATCTCCTCGCCTTGACCCAGGAGCTCTGCAAGGTCAGACCTGGCTGCTCCAGCTTTGCCTCTTCGAGCAGCCGCCACAGTTGGACCCTCATCAGCTTGGTTCTCTCACAGCATCACAACAATG AACCTCTGATCGGGGCGGCGTACATGGAGAAGATCTTAGAGAACCTGCATGCAACGTTGTCTGAGACCAAAAGTCTATCAGACGCAGGCAACATAGAGCCTCTTGTGTCCTTCATCTGCGACGTGGCCTCCACCTTCTTCTCGTCTGTGCAAAACTGTCTGCTCCTTCCTTCAGCCGAGGAACTGCTGTTCACCGTCTTTCAGCTCATCGCCCAAGATCAAACCCACACTTATCTGTCTG ACTCCCTCTTAGATAAATTGGGGAAGGTATGTGTCGCCGGGGTCCAGTCACTGGTCCAGCACTCTGAGTATGAAGTGGCACAAGGTGGTTTCCTGCACAGTGCTGCCATCTGGGTGCAGAGCAGATTACTCACTGCGTCTTTGGACATCAAAAG TTTGCGATATTTAGTCCTGGCTGTACAGAGTGTCGTGGAGACCATCACTTCTGTCTGCGGTCAAGACTCTGCCATCCTTTCCCATTTCTTTACCCACTTGATGCCCAACATCAATGGATGGGCAAAACTCAGACAGGCCTTGCCTTCACAT TGGGTCAAGGCACCTTTGCTGGCGAGCCGTTACAGAGGAGTTTGCGAGACCTCCCGCGAGGACATGTGGAAACTGAAAATGGCCAAAGTCTTACCAGCCCATTTATGCATATGCGCCCTGCTTGGAaaggtgtctcgtgctgcctcACTTTCAAACTGGAACCAAAAGAATGACAAGTGCCAACGACAGCTGCCAAACCTGATGCACACGG TTGCCGAGCTGCTATATGCACTGCAGTGGTGTAAGGAGGTGGAGCATGCCCCCACTCTTGTGTCCACCTATCACGGCCTTCTCACTGAGTGGGAGCTATCTGAAGGTCTGCATGACTTGGTTGCAACCACAGATTTGCTGGAGATGCTCTACTCAAG ATCAGTCGAGCTTGGTGGTCTGTGGTCTCTGACGCTGGAAAATTACATTCGCACCCACAACCTGGCAGCCACTCACAGCGCGAGCTTGAGGAAGCTGTACGGCTCTGTGGATAG TTTGTGCCCAATGTCACCAAGCAAACTGAGTACGCTGCAGGTGCTCTGCCCCATTATGACACAGGAAGAGCGACAGAGTCTGGTTGCCCTGGCGACGGCAGGAATCATCAACTGGGAAGAAGATGACA ACGTGTACGGGAATGTGGTGGTGCTGTTGTGTTGTCTGCAAGCTGACACGCAAGTGGAGGTAGAGGTGGTGCCGGCCATCTTGTCCACTATGATGGAGTGGAGGATCCATAAAGAGGATTGGTTCCTCTTTGGCAG TGACCTATCCAAGGCAACTACACAAGAGCTGAACCTTACAGTGGAACTGATGCGGTTCCTGTCCTGGCTGGTGACACGCTGTCCGACAATTCTCGGGAATAGCCAGTGGGATTTCTTACTCTGTGCAATGTTAGCCTGGTTGGAG GTGGCCAGCGAGAACGTGAGCAGCCTGTGGAATCCATGGGTGCAGCTGCTTGCATGCGAAAGCGCTGCTCTGGTTGTGAACCTAAGCCGGTTCTTTGCGTCAGCCCCGCCTGATGTCCTGGAGAAGCTTCCGTCAGAACTGGTAGCAGAATggcaagatttttttgttgacgGAATCTACAACCTGCTCTTCCCCATGCCTGTCAATATCACAG ATGCCTTCAAAGAACCCGATGACCCCGTCTTTCCTCTGGCGGTGCTGCAGTCGTTCGGCGTGGCTCTGACCTATGCGCCCGTGCAGCAGCTGAACCAGAACTCCCTGCCGGCAAAATTTGTAGCAGACCAGAAGACCAACCTGCCGCAGCCTCTCCAGACGCTTCTCAACACTTTCTGTCCTCTGCTTGTCTTCAAGGCCCGCCCTCTTCAAGTCACGGTCTACCACTTGTTGGCAAA GGTCATGCCTCAACTGCCTGAATGTGATGGAGAAGGAGACGGCAGCAAGTCTGAAGATGACGGTGATGAGCCAAACCT CTCTCCTCCGGCTGCTTTGATGGCAGTGCTGTCAACGTGTGAGGAGTTGTGCGACAGCATCCTGGCAGGACTTCAAGTCGGAGAGTTTGCGATGGTCTCGCCTCACAGCGTGGAGTACTCGTGCATCCTGGGCTACCTGCTGGCCTGGAAGCTACTTCTCACCTTTTTCAGGTCATCGCCCTCCCAT CTGCGTGCCCATTATGCCCAGTATCTTAAGAAAACCTCCTCCCTCAGCAAGCTCCTCCTTCACCTCTTCAAACTGATGCCTGAGAATCCTATCTTTCCGGGCCAATCAGCAGAAACGAGAGACACCAAAACCTACTTCACAGAGAATCTCACTCTGGCGGTTAATG AAAGTGATGACATCGAGCGGGAGCTACCCCACCTGGCGTGTAGCGTTTACTATGACACGGTGCAGGACTTGCCCGCTATGGTGCGGCTGTGGTGGAATAGTCAGGAGAAACGTGTGAGTGGCACCGTGGAGAAGTTCACGACCAAATACGTCAGTCCAGTACTCTCGGCGCAGGAGATCTCGTCGGTCCACAGCAGCACGCAAATGTTTGAAAGCATGACG GTAAAAGCCCGCTCTGCCGCGCGGGAGGTGATTGCCACCTACTCGGTGGACGAGATTTTCATCGAGCTGGTGATTCAGCTGCCGCAGAGTCACCCTCTGGGCTCTGTGGTGGTCGAGAGCGGGAGGCGGGTGGGCGTCTCTGTGCAGCAGTGGAGGAACTGGATGCTGCAGCTCAGCACCTACCTCACTCATCAG AACGGCACCATCATGGAAGGCCTGGCACTGTGGAAGAACAACGTGGACAAGCGCTTTGAGGGAATCGAGGATTGTATGATTTGCTTCTCCGTTATCCACGGCTCCAACTACTCTCTGCCTAAGAAGGCCTGTCGTACTTGCAAGAAGAAATTCCACTCCGCGTGCTTG TACAAATGGTTCACATCCAGCAACAAGTCCACATGTCCACTGTGCAGAGAGTCCTTCTTCTAA